The sequence TATTAAATAGAATTTCCAATGGCTTACATATGGAATTTGCAGTATATTTCAACATGTGGTGACTTATAATATCGTGGCCAGACGCTCTTCCTAATTTGAGAATTTTTAAGATATCACAAATCTCATCAGATCGAACAACAAGAGAATCAAGGTAAGAATTTGTTCTATAATTAACTGTGGGGAATGGAATATCCCTATCGTCTATAGTTGAAACAGagcaaaaatatttattcaatatattaGATTTTTCAATATCATCAAGTTCAACATTTCCGTTCTCTGGGTTTATCAATGGTGGAATAACTTCCTGTGAACTagattgtttaaataatttacGAACGAGTTTCCAATATGATTTAGGGTTACTTGTATCAAGTTTATCAATTACATCACCAACATTATCATAGTATAATTCCCTCGCATGCTTTTTCATGTTATTAATCTTGTTTCTTTGGTTTTTATATTTGACTTGGATGGAGGTTGATTTTACACGTTTAAATTCTAAATGAAGTCGGTCTCGTAGTCGCATAGCTTTCCTAAGTTCAGAGTTCATCCAAAGTTTATCATGGGGTCTTATAGTAACTGGTTTTTTTGGGATACATTCTTCAGCAAAAGATAAAAACTGTTCGGTAAATTTAACACTAGCAATATCAACggaatcaaaattttgaaaaaatgaggtccaatcaaaattatttatcaaaacgTTAAACTTATTAAAATCAGCATGCTTGTACGACCACACTTCACGAGTATAAGTATGAGAAAGGTTTACTGGCAcagacaaaaatattacacaagcGTCATGATCGCTAATGGTACGATCAATTGTAATAACATGCGAATCATTACATTTAGAAATATCACTTATCAAAATTGGATCTAGTAAACTGTGTCTTGTTAATCCATGCCTGGTTGGttcattaattacatttgtcAAATCTAGTTCtaacattatttgatataaaacatgattATGTGATAAGGTAAGTAGATCAACATTAATATCGCCAACAATTACCACATTGGATGATATTTCTAAGGCTTTCTCCActgaatatttaaaattttccCAAAAGGGATTTATTCCTTGTTAGCGACGTGTCAGAGTCTTTAGATGTGTACCGTgattatatgtaataatatagtatataaagtatatattcGCTCAGTATTCGCTCAGTCGACATCGTTGGTAAGCTGATGCTAGCTTGTGGAGATGTATTTAATTTTCTTCAAACATTGACTAGTGTACTCCTAACGCGTAATATGGCTGTGTGTTTAATTATTCTGCTCCTGTGGATGCAAGGAGGGGAGGGGTGGGGTTGGAGTTGAAATATTGAGTAGGCCTACTTaacttttaacaaaataataaaagatataGTATTTAAACTGAAATACGACAGGTAGATGAAAAATTGTAGCATATTTTCCAATCTTCTACATATGTTTCTAATACTAAAGCTTTCctttggagaattttaagttaagggatttcttaaatttaaggaatgttcatgaaactgtgCCCTGATTAATTTAATCCTACAGGTAAGcctacatttttgtatatgagTGGGATCTGGCACAGGTTTTCAAACTTATGTATAAATAGCTTTTATAGCCCTTTCCCAATTCAGTTTTTAAAAATACGTAATAAATATATACGAGATGACATTTGAAATACTTTtggaagagagagagaaaaactAGAATGGATAGGACgaatatttctatattattagttttaacGTTCAGAACAAGATGTAGTCTCTTCTAGACGTGGAAATTTAAaaagcgattttttttttatcaactaAATATCAACAAAGACATTTTCTAGCATTTTCATCTTatctcggagaaatttccggcaatCTTTCGGAAATATATTGCAAcaatcgcgacatctcggagtaatttccgtaaatcttcggaaatatatatgttatatttccgaagattaccggaaatttctccgaggggtgatattgtaacacatCGAGAAATACCGGAATCAGTCGAATTTAGCCGAATGCCGGAAATGTCCGAGCGATGGATTTGCAGTACTATTGCAAATTTATATCAACCTAGAATTTATAGAAAGAAATACAGTTATTTTAATTGCTGATTAACATGATAAggaaatgtaaaataatgttaaagttTCGCCTCTCCTAATTTATGTTTTCACATGACGTCATTCGTAAGCCAAACGACCTTGCCCTTGTGTTACCGGACGCAAAGCGAGGACGATTTTACCCTAAATAAAAGGTCGATTAATTGAGATAACAAGAACGAAGATATATTGGTGAGTTGCTTTTGATGAAATTGTCACATATTATGACTGCTTGCAATGCTTTGGTGTAATCTAAATCTTACAATTAACTCCAAAACTTGATTCAATAACTGCATTATTCAATGTTGATAACAAAGATGGCGTTTCGGTCACAACACGTGCCGggaaatagaaatattttcaacagTCCTTTTCTGCTCGAATGCATTGAATTTAGTGTTCTACCACTCTATATAAACTACCGCATGTAGCAAACGCGTTCAATCGTTTATAATTCGTGCTGTCAATCGGTTTCagtacaaataaataatttcaagaaACCACAGGTCTTTTCGTCCCAATCTCCGGTGCTTCTGTAGAGTGTACGTAATATAGCTACTTTTGTAGGCCTACAACAGAAGCTACGTAAAATGCAACCATCTAAAGCAACACTCAGGCCAGTGTCTGAATCTGTCTGGATAATAAACATATGACTTATTAATTGTTTACTGGCATTTTCTCGTGATATAGGCCTAATCACAGGCTTAGATTTTTACTCCTTTCTGTTGTCAAGACAGATGAATCAAACAATAACCTGCGAAATGAGACATCCCAGAAAATAGACTCCTCCTACCAATGCTCAGTCACTTAGCAATATATTTccacatatattttatattcacCATAACTTGTTCTCAGAATCATTTTGATTTCTTTGTATAAGTTATTTTCTCCTTTCAAACGGTGAATGATTCCATTTTGggacataattataaaaaagcAGTAACGTCGAACAATCCATGTCAGTTTAGATGATGTTTCTCTTGAAAAAAATTGtagaaaaataatcataaaggAATATGATTATGCAAAAATATTGCTCttacaaaatgacaaaaactacTGCAATTTCAATTATTAGGTAAGTGCATGATGATAGGGCTGTAACGAGTATCCGAGTACTCGAGTATTCacgaattattgagaaagatcgGATACGAATATTGGTTACTCCTGATATTTGGTGGATCGCgatctttcaaaagcaaaaaaatagtaccttctttaatgctgtcatagctcaaaaatgtgaaggaatgtACACTAAAGTCTGAATATCATCGATGTTTTTCACTTTGAAGTAGTCCCGGAAGTACACATGAGCTGcgtgaagtaaagctagcaacatgttattttcgtaCCCACGCTTCGATGCAATGTtgtgaattcttcataaaataataatgataaaacataattatgacTTTTTAGAGATGTATAAAAGATTATTATCGATATTCGTTTTCATTATGGgtcggaaatatgtaaaaatacgaatatattatattaggcAACTGAGAACTGTAGATGTGAACCCCATGTCAAAAACGAAAGGTAGGCTAATTATGAGtcaacaaaatcataaatcacctgattagaaaataaaaactattgGCCTACAACCAAAGTAAATTGTAACTACTCTGCTTATagggttttaattttttttcttaatttcaatgtttttctgtatttgaccaaaataaaagtaacaatgaaatgttttgatattggTGATTTATGACTTaccatgataatgtatatacagtgtaccaGTTCACAGATGGTTTGACTTTGATTCCATGCCGTAATTGATGTGCAAGTAGTATTTTGAGATGAcgttatttcaaaattcaaatgatttgattttttttacagttacagtgactgaaTCCTACTGTACTTCACCTGTAACTCTATTGCTTaatgataaggaatgtaaaactgctaaaattTGGTTTTTAgtatcaatcaaacatttatcaatataataaGACCATTATTGATTTATCCAATAAAAACAGTTTATTTTACTGCAATTGAATCTTTTGCTTGTATCTAACTGGTGATTCGTGGTCCGATCTGTGAATCGTCAGCCCTGAATCGTGGATCGGATCGGGATCGCCACATGTTAGACAATCCACAGCCctacatgatgatgatgagtagAAAAATCAGATGCAGAAATTCCATAGTTTTgtctaaaaaaaaaccttttatcACTTGAGGTCTTTATTTTGAGTGTGGTTTTTGCATTATCGCCAGCATCTGTCGGCACAGGAACAGCTCTCCAAGTACCTGTTGATTTCTTTTGGAAAATCTCTGTGTCTACTGTCTAGAATTATCTCATATGTAGCGGGGTGGACTGGGTTGATCACcgttacattttctcctctcctgttaaacatatgttgatatttttatcaagtttagataattatgatattattttttttatcccccccccccctttgttttgttaaaagaTGGATGACAGATCTAGAGCAATGGTATCAATATTTGACCTGCTAACACTTGATTGGTTACCAAAAATAGATGCTACATATCACATGATCACAAATAGTTATTAGtagcttttaaaatatttcctcattgattattatttaacattaaatgttGAATGATTCAATGACTTGAGTGAACGATTATCATacttatcataattatattattgtaaaattgttaTTGCAGGCTAGCTGTCTACCATGGCACACTTTGTGTATCCGGCAGCCAATGCCCAGCCAGCTGCCGCTTACCCTACTGTCCAGACTGCCTATGTAGCTGCAGCACCACAGGCCGCCTATGCTACAGCTGCCCCGAGGGCTGGACAGGCATACGATAGCTATCAAACAGCACATGCAACCCCTCAATATGCTTACACAACAAGGACACAAGTAGCTGTAACTGTAAGTTTctttgatacagaaaaaatactgtgatatttatgaatatgaaaaattctaaaaatgaaCTCTTTAAAGTTAATGTTTTCCTGATAGTCTCATGTATATTGTTTTCACAAGTagagttttgaaattttactttgcTCACTTTCAGAATAATAGAATCATTATTGCAATGCTTAAACACATATTAAATCTAATACCGATTGCAAGTGAATCAAAATATACTTTTTACACGAGTTTAAATGATCAATTGAATTTCCAGCCTGCTGCTACTTATGACCAAAAAGCCTACTACCAGCCGGCAGCCCCTTCATATACAGCTGCTGAAACCCATTATCAACCAGGTAGAAAATTGTGGAAAATCCAATTTCTTTCCAAAGATGCTGCCACATTTACTTTTAACAGTGTTATTTGAAAccacaaattatttttaagacataattttcaaatgttCATGGTATTTTTATTAGTATTTGATTTAGCCTCACAAATGACATCTCAAAATAATTACTGAACTAAAAAAATTGGAGACATTTTGCAAAATGACCCTGTTTTCATTCAAATATGAattctagtttgtgtgtatcaTTTATGTAAAGACAGAAATCTTGATTTTTGGGGCCCTAATTTCTCCCTTGAATGTTTCAACTATtgcattatttcattatttaatcaGCATCCATTGTATTAGCAGCAGCAGCTAAGCCAGTGTATACCACAGGTGCTGCGTACAGTACACAAAGAGCTGCTGCGCCCAAGGCTCAGACTCAAGTCCAAGTGTCCAGTGCTCCATCCTACGTGTACCCTACCAACTCCACCCCAGCCGTTACCACATACGCCAGTAACTACGCTACCAACACGACATCCAGCAACACAACAGCATATACCACAAAGGGTAAACATAGGTTCCTTAACTATCTAACGAGAGAAGATACGACCAGGAACAAATtgaaaacatatataacttcCAGTATCTAACTATCACATGAAAAATGTGACAAATTAGAGAAGGTAAAACTGTCATATTTTATTAGTGTGGTTTTCCTTTTGTCAAAACAGTTTCTAGAAAAagttttgacattttgatgGATAACCTTATGACTTAATATTTAgagtaatgttttatatgaTTTGTTATTTAGTAGTTCCTTTTCAAgttcaaacaaattttttaaTGGATGTATATTGTTTTGACAGCTAAGAGCACTTAGGGCTTTCAGCAATTGTTAATGCATTTTGTAGTGTTTACATAGGAGTAGATCGATTTGCTTAAcatgcattttattttaattgtgacatcattacacaGAGTCAATTTGGTATAAATCTGAAAATTGTTAATATGTGTTATATTAGTTCTCCGAGTAAATTTGATGATGAGGTTCAATGGTTTATTTAACTTACTGTCTAAATAGTTCTGTAATACATATTGCGTTTGAGCCAGTTTTGAGTCTGTGTAACCTGATGGACACTTGCCTCAGAATAATTGTTTTAACTCATGTAAATATCTATTgtccaaaaatatttaaatgatgtAATGTTGTATGATACAAAATTTGAAGTCAAGTTTTCTTTTATTATCACTCCGAGTCTGTGTTCTTCTATTGTACATATTTTCAACATAATTctaataaattgatataaactttaaaatgaaagtGTTTGGACAATTGGAAAGATGGGTTAGATATGACTATTCTGTTTTGATGTTTAAATCATTAACTCTAAATGATCACAGGCAGTTTGCACATCCCCGTTACCTAAACAAATTTGAGATAGCATTTCTTCTCGTGGTCATACACAATGACTGTCTTATCACCACATCTCCTAGCACCTGTAACTTCCTTGAGCATGCATCAGTGGGTAATTGAAAGTTACCATCTGTTTACATGTTTGGTTTTGGCATTTATCTGTGAATATCAAGTTAATTTATGAGCATGacattctttattaattacaaGGAAGGTCCATTTTGATATCTTTAGAAATATACACGCATATAAGATGAGAAATTTCAACTCTGTGATTTATAAAGCTGTTGATCATGTTTACTTACTAATGCCAGATACTCCTGTAATTTGGCATGTTCCTTGTTTTTCAAAACAGAGAGGTAAAAGTTAGGAAGATAAGATTCAAGTGTTTAAACAAATTACTCTAAATTCTTTTGAAATTCAGTTTGTCATAAACAGATGTtgaaatttcattgaaaactTATGTGCTATAAAAGATGTAGGGTATGTTGAGATGGGTGGGTGATAGAAACAATCATAAACTCAATACTGTGTTCATATTTCAGCGTCCACTGGCACCAACTACAACACCATAAAACAAACAGTACAGCCTGTTGTTATTAAAGGTAGGAGCAGGCTCTTTATGGCAGATCTGTCAAAGCAAATAGCAGCcttgtctatttacatacagGTTCCCTTCTTAATAAAGTCATATTTGATAGTtgtcaaaattatacaaaattgcAGGTAGCTGCATGTCAAGTTTTCTTCTTGCATTGGCTTATGATATGAAAAACTTCAATGCATCTCATTTCTTACAAACAAATAAGATTATTATGCTAGACCTTACTCTAAATCATTGCCATATTTAATTTCAAGGGTATACTATGTGGAGAAtagtttatatcaaaataaacgATACTTTTCATCTGATACTTTCAATTGTTGACAAATGATCCAgaaatgatttatgaaatatttgatttcTACGGCAAGTAAAACAAGATTTTTAGTATCTGTAAAATTGACtataaattgaagtttttttttattcattctcTCCATAGCTAAGaattagttttgttttgttagcATTATGTGTGTAGTTGAGcctatattttattacataaagtaGGTATTTTAAGAGTTTGATGAGTGTCATTGACATGTCCAGTTCTCTATTAGAACTTTCAGTGCCTGGCACTTCATGTCTTCATTTTAAAACCAAATGCAATGTAATCTCCAAAAAATTGTGTATGTTTGGCATCTATGGCTATAAGCAATTTATGGAAAATGGTCACTGAAGTAGTTACTTTTATTAGcataaaaatggaaaataattcCACTTCATTGTAGTAAAGTCATTGTCATAAATGTTTTCTGTGTTGCTGAGACCAGTGGATTTCAAGATTAATCTGATATTGTTATAAACGTACAGCTCACTCTTAATATACCTACAATGTTTCCTTACTCCAGCTTGGGCCTTAGTTGTGCTATCACAGTGTATCTTACAGCTTCATTCATCCATGGAAGAATGCTATGGACAGATGTCCAATGTCAATCTTCTATGGATGATAAATAACTGATCAGTGTTGTCCGTGCTAATCAATAAAAGTGGCCTTCTCCCTGTGCTGTCTCACAATAACAATCATCACTAATACAGTGCTGTTATCCTCAGATATGTTTTTGCCAGATTTTGCCTTGGTGTAAAATTTGGCTCAAATATGTCAtcagaaaaaacaaaaatcactcAACAATAAGCTTAGCTGTAAAACCCTTCTCATTCATGAAAAACTATGAtacttttatttctatatagagggattttataatcaaaatttaGATACTGAATTTTGCTTAAACtcttccttttttttttacatttgacaGGATATGATGCGGCTCTTTACTCTGCTGCAACATCCTACTATCAACAACAGCAGGCTGCCAAAACTCCAACTGGTACATGGCAACTCAAGAAACAAGGTCAACAGGTCGGCAAACCAAAGCCAAAAGTCCCACCGAAACAGCCACAGTTACACTACTGTGATGTGTGTAAAATTAGCTGTGCTGGGCCTCAGGTGGGTTGCATTGTTTTAATATCCACTACATACATATGAATTTCTGTCACCTCAAACATTAAACTGTTTCTGAATTGAAAATAAAGAGGAAAAAAACCAGAATATAAGAATCCTATCTCTAGAAATTTTCATGTTCTATTACTTTTTTCTCTTCCTATAGACGTACAGAGAACATTTAGAAGGTCAGAAGCACAAAAAGAAGGAAGCTGCCATGAAGTCTGGCAACAATTCTCAGCCTGTTGGGCGTGGAGGTCAAAATCAGTTGCGTTGTGAGCTGTGTGATGTTACGTGTACTGGAGCGGATGCCTATGCTGCCCACATTAGGGGCTCTAAGCATCAGAAGGTAGGCTGCTTTTCACTTGAAAATTGGTATAAACTTGTAATTTTCCTTCATATTTTCAAAGTTTGCATTTGGATGGTCTCTATTGTGTGATTTTTAAGTGATATATTTACTAGTCTTGGGAGATTGTTATCTGTAATTTATCTTTTAAAGATAAGAGCATCTCTAGATGCTCCATGAGGCCATTGCTGACTTTCTGTAACTACATGAAAATAAACTCACCAGTAGGTATTTCTCCtataaaatatctttgaaaGAGAGTACAACAAAATCATATAGTAATTCTGTAAAGTTTTGGCCAATGTTTTTGTAAATTCGGTAATGTTCAGTGAATTGTTTCTTTGCTACGACATGAGTGTGAAGCATTTTACATAGATAGACTGAATCTGTGAAAAATAACCTGTactatttaaatatatgttccTAGGTCCTGAAGTTGCACACACGCCTCGGGAAGCCAATCCCATCTACAGATCCTGTGATTGTGTCACCAACATCAGCTGGGTCATCCAGTACTACCAAGACTGGCACTTCAGCTCCCTCTACCACCACCACAGCCACCAAACCAGCCAGCAAGCCTGCTCCAGTGGTCACAGCACAGCCCACCATCGCCAAGAAGGTGCTGTCCACTCCCAAAATCACTTTTGTTGGAGGTACACAACTCAAGACACTGGGGAGCAAGCCTGAAGAGGTCAAGGTGGAGCCAAAGGTGGAACCAATGGCTGCATCTTCATCACTAACAGATGATGGTAGGTTAAACTCTCAATAAAATTCTGTGAGCTGATAGGTTTCTTTCTAAGTTCCCACCATGGAATGCCCCAAGGAATACCCTATCATTAGCAACAACAAATGTGTGGAATTATAGTCTAATGTTTTCAAGTACAATATTGCTGATACGTAAGCATACATGATACATGACATCTTTCTTATTATAGTGAAATTGTCTGTATCGGACCAGTAGCTTCTCGAGTTAAAACATCAACCATATACTTTGGTAAAGAACTTATGTAATTGATGTAAAGATATCGGAGGTGCttcttaaaaaaaagaaatttctaCATGGACATTGATCCTTAGCGAAAATGCTACCTTAGTTGCTATAAATCTACTCTCAACTTGACCCTGGTTTGTCACgcattgaaatgaaatgttttccgctttacatttagtttgggaaaaaaacaaatttaattagATAGAAGTTGGTGATTCACATTGACTATAGAGATGCTTACACAATGCATGATGATAACAACTAACGGATCAGTTGGTCTGTTTTACTATGGTTTCTATGGATAGGAAACTTGGTTATTGTTTACCTTAGTAGTTTTATCTCTTACAGACAAAGAAGATGAAGATGGAGACAAACTAAACATCCTGGGAGAGAAAGACGTTGCACCTGTTGGTAAGTTTGTAGTATCCTCTTAATTATTGATGTGATATCTTAACAATGGAAGTATTTTCAATCacagaaaatataaattatggCCAAGTTGTTAaaatgtaccgacatattacttgtcgtcatattaccacaagacctcacctctgggtcatgagtttgaatcctatgtgcCTGACACTGAACAGTGGTTCGTGGATTTTTCTCTGGGTATGATGTACTACAGCATTTCTCCACATCCTGAATCTGGCATGCCcttatgaccctggctgttaataggacatcaaaataatcaaaccaaaccaaaataaTTTAGATTGACATCTCTTTGATATAATATGATATGATAGCTTGGACAATGTATTATTTGTCTTGCTATCCCCCGCAAAACAGATTGGCAggatattaaagtgaacagtcgggcaaggatagctaaagtcagtaaaaatggtgtgaatgtatccagtataatttcttatgaaatggaaaaataaaatctctcgtcaaaatctgtctgcgtacgaagaatttgatttaaagtatggaaattctaaaacgtcctcccggctcactatgtccgtggttacatttccacgcagcctcgctttcaatgctttcgacttttctttactttaatggtcagaactgggaaactaagcagaatttgaccgtcgtattaatatgtgagaacttttggaaggccaatgaacgcatttagactggttttctttgcccgactattcactttaaattggGCTCAGTCCATCACTcttttccgggctataactcaaaaatcATTCATCTCccagctccttgaaactttctatatacaacacacaagtgccctagttgtgccttttgctattgcggaccttccatGTTAGGTGTTTTTCCTGTTAGCAGGGGATAATGCCACggtttgcggctccttgttgtTGTATCACTGAGTAATGGTTTATACTGTTGAATTACAGGCCATGAGTACATAGAAGAAGTGAAGAATGAACAAGGAAAAACAATCAGCTTTAactgcaaactgtgtgaatgtAAATTCAATGACCCTAATGCTAAAGAGATGCACATGAAGGGTCGCAGGCATCGACTACAGTACAAGGTATGTGAATAGAGaaaaattttgtataaacattAATCAAGTTGAAGTTTGTTCAGTTTTGAACATGATTTATGTCAGCATAATAGTCATCTATGTTCGAAGTTTGATTCATGTCCATGAATTAGGATGGTCTGTCATAGCTTAAGATAAAAGGTTCTCTCAATAATCTAGGAGAGGAAAGTTGTGTCCTTTGGTAGCATTGTTTTGGATATGTGGCCATCTACTTTCAGTTGTTTAATAATACTACTGTTAAGCAAAGGAAATCATGACACATCAAAAACACTTCTGTGTTAATGCTAAAGGGGATATAACTCAAAaagataaatttatataaaaaaaaaatgtgaaattttttttttttttgtttgtgtgtagAAAAAAGTGGACCCTAGTCTGAATGTTGAGGTGAAGCCAAGTATTAGAGCCAGGAAGATCCAAGAAGAAAAGATAAGGCGCCAGGCGCAGAAAGAGGAATACTGGAGACGACGAGAACAGGAGCAAAGGTGGCGCGACGAGATGAGGTACAGTGTGCAGGACCTGTATACACCAGCTCGTGATCAGTCGTTttatgatacaatgatacaataTTGGGCATGATTACTGTTCATCACTGAGAAAATGTCAATACAGTAGTTATTAAGAAATTAGCACTATTAAATGTACCTCAATTTGGTTTATGAAATATGGATGTTATCATATTCTAAGCTTTATTTGCGCTTTTGTAAAATTCTGTTGCTAAACAGGCtgcattttatttaatttgcttttttaatattaaatgaaaaacaattttttgttgagaaaaaacCATAGTGACAAAgcttcaaaacaatttttttaacaatgCATTTTACTGCTACTGATTGTGTATAGTATTTCAGTATAAGTGAAAAGAAATCCAGGCTGGTTTGTGCAAGGTTTTGTGTACTGTTTTCTCCGTTTGTAGATTTAGCATGGTGTTatccacaggtgttcgtttctaatataagtagaagtataatactgggtcaaggtctataactcggccggccatataacactacccaatttcagaaaaagtatgattattaaccaaccgtataggatataataataggaatactctcaatcgacagccagataatttatctttattttggtatatgatacaatatatatcatgccgtataaatgtcactaggtatccaaaaacatcggaaaacagccagatttcaactggtcggacactgtggtgtcctccgatgaaacacgccagggctctaatgggtagctcaaaaaccactgcatgtcaacacttcagcgtcataagaatgaaagtttggtagaaaacaaacttaccggttagtaaatccctggataaataccatccatttgcctaacgtagccctttgaaatttccgattgaaaaaaattatgtctctagccgccatgtaagtatgtgtgcagtagatttgttttgtcggcgttgattggctctcgaaaattaattgaccaatc is a genomic window of Argopecten irradians isolate NY chromosome 10, Ai_NY, whole genome shotgun sequence containing:
- the LOC138332985 gene encoding zinc finger RNA-binding protein-like isoform X3 encodes the protein MAHFVYPAANAQPAAAYPTVQTAYVAAAPQAAYATAAPRAGQAYDSYQTAHATPQYAYTTRTQVAVTPAATYDQKAYYQPAAPSYTAAETHYQPAAAAKPVYTTGAAYSTQRAAAPKAQTQVQVSSAPSYVYPTNSTPAVTTYASNYATNTTSSNTTAYTTKASTGTNYNTIKQTVQPVVIKGYDAALYSAATSYYQQQQAAKTPTGTWQLKKQGQQVGKPKPKVPPKQPQLHYCDVCKISCAGPQTYREHLEGQKHKKKEAAMKSGNNSQPVGRGGQNQLRCELCDVTCTGADAYAAHIRGSKHQKVLKLHTRLGKPIPSTDPVIVSPTSAGSSSTTKTGTSAPSTTTTATKPASKPAPVVTAQPTIAKKVLSTPKITFVGGTQLKTLGSKPEEVKVEPKVEPMAASSSLTDDDKEDEDGDKLNILGEKDVAPVGHEYIEEVKNEQGKTISFNCKLCECKFNDPNAKEMHMKGRRHRLQYKKKVDPSLNVEVKPSIRARKIQEEKIRRQAQKEEYWRRREQEQRMEDELYWEERRRYEDQEYFEWQRQGGRPGMGPPRPFLHGPGGPHMFQPMRRPDSSDDRHVMAKHVAIYPNEVELQAVQNIVSLCEKSLKQVSDFLTDSINPKSMDIDKATPKKEGDGKEEEKKEDPMANRVLKGVMRVGVLAKGLLLHGDLNVHLVVLCSEKPTRTLLERVADGLPKQIAAVTEETYEVRRCVEEAAIIVTNNKEPKTTCSITLTSPVMREAQLSDGEASATVSVKDPPDVLDRQKCLDALAALRHAKWFQARANGLQSCVVVIRILRDLCQRVPTWTPLNEWAMELLVEKCVSSGGAKMSPGDALRRVFECLASGLLLPGGPGLYDPCEKDPADAAASLTPQEREDITSSAQHALRLIAFRQIHKVLGMDQLPAPKFQRQRMNPRKRRRMDSATGEGDEVGEKKDKKDEEQTMETADGKQ
- the LOC138332985 gene encoding zinc finger RNA-binding protein-like isoform X2, yielding MAHFVYPAANAQPAAAYPTVQTAYVAAAPQAAYATAAPRAGQAYDSYQTAHATPQYAYTTRTQVAVTPAATYDQKAYYQPAAPSYTAAETHYQPAAAKPVYTTGAAYSTQRAAAPKAQTQVQVSSAPSYVYPTNSTPAVTTYASNYATNTTSSNTTAYTTKASTGTNYNTIKQTVQPVVIKGYDAALYSAATSYYQQQQAAKTPTGTWQLKKQGQQVGKPKPKVPPKQPQLHYCDVCKISCAGPQTYREHLEGQKHKKKEAAMKSGNNSQPVGRGGQNQLRCELCDVTCTGADAYAAHIRGSKHQKVLKLHTRLGKPIPSTDPVIVSPTSAGSSSTTKTGTSAPSTTTTATKPASKPAPVVTAQPTIAKKVLSTPKITFVGGTQLKTLGSKPEEVKVEPKVEPMAASSSLTDDDKEDEDGDKLNILGEKDVAPVGHEYIEEVKNEQGKTISFNCKLCECKFNDPNAKEMHMKGRRHRLQYKKKVDPSLNVEVKPSIRARKIQEEKIRRQAQKEEYWRRREQEQRWRDEMRMEDELYWEERRRYEDQEYFEWQRQGGRPGMGPPRPFLHGPGGPHMFQPMRRPDSSDDRHVMAKHVAIYPNEVELQAVQNIVSLCEKSLKQVSDFLTDSINPKSMDIDKATPKKEGDGKEEEKKEDPMANRVLKGVMRVGVLAKGLLLHGDLNVHLVVLCSEKPTRTLLERVADGLPKQIAAVTEETYEVRRCVEEAAIIVTNNKEPKTTCSITLTSPVMREAQLSDGEASATVSVKDPPDVLDRQKCLDALAALRHAKWFQARANGLQSCVVVIRILRDLCQRVPTWTPLNEWAMELLVEKCVSSGGAKMSPGDALRRVFECLASGLLLPGGPGLYDPCEKDPADAAASLTPQEREDITSSAQHALRLIAFRQIHKVLGMDQLPAPKFQRQRMNPRKRRRMDSATGEGDEVGEKKDKKDEEQTMETADGKQ